CGGATTCGGCTTTCAAACCTTTTTTTCTCAAAAGCATAATTATTTCGACTTCCAATTTTTTATTATCCGTTTTATTAAAAACTAAAAAGTCATCGTTCCTGAAATCAGGAAAATCAACATATTTGCTCAATATATCTAAATTAACGGCAAAACCTGCTCCCGCGCAATTTTCTCCAAACATTCCAATTAAGTTATTATATCTGCCTCCCCCAAAAATTTCATAACCGACATGGGGTATGAAACATTCGAAAATAGTCCCCGTATAATAATTTAAACCCCTGATTTCTCCTAAATCGATTGTAATATATTTTTCAAGTTTATACGATTTTATGTACGAAATAACCCGCTCCATAGTTTCAAGAGCATTTATCGCTCTTTCGTTATCCGTCATTTTCCATGCCCTTTTTATAACGGCTTTTTCGCCGAACATAAAAGGCAATTCTTTGATAATATCCTTTTTGCCCTCCGGTAAAGATAAATCCTCCAAAAAAGAGTTTAAACCCGAGGAATCTTTCCTCAGGGTAAATTCTTCGATTTTATTCCTGGCAGGCTCATCTATATCCGAAACAATGCCTCTGAAAAATTCTACATTGCCTATATCAACGCTAAAATCCTTAACATTAAGTTTTTTTAAGGATTCGATACCCATAATAATGAGTTCGGCATCGCTTTCGGGACTTTCCGGGCCTATTAGCTCAGCCCCTGCCTGCCATATTTCGCGAGACTTTCCCAAAATAGGGTCAAAGTTTCGCAGAACAGGTCCAAAGTATGAAAACTTGTACGGCAGCATACTGGAATTTCTTAATGCCGAGCTAAGCCTGCCGATTTGGGGCGTGAAATCGCTTCTGAAAGAAAGCATCTCTCCAGAACCGATATCGGCTACTTTAAATAGTTCATTGGCTTTTGAACTTAAAAGAAATACATCGAGATAATCGATGCTGGGCGTTGCAACCCTTTTATATCCCCACTTCGAGAATTCGTCCAGCAAAGTATCGGCGGCCATATTAATAAATTTGGCTTCAAGAGGTAAAAAATCCCTTGTTCCGGGAGGGGGTTGCGAAGAAATTATTGTGTTTTTTCTATTCACTATAACTCTAAATA
This is a stretch of genomic DNA from Candidatus Acidulodesulfobacterium ferriphilum. It encodes these proteins:
- the hisZ gene encoding ATP phosphoribosyltransferase regulatory subunit, whose protein sequence is MNRKNTIISSQPPPGTRDFLPLEAKFINMAADTLLDEFSKWGYKRVATPSIDYLDVFLLSSKANELFKVADIGSGEMLSFRSDFTPQIGRLSSALRNSSMLPYKFSYFGPVLRNFDPILGKSREIWQAGAELIGPESPESDAELIIMGIESLKKLNVKDFSVDIGNVEFFRGIVSDIDEPARNKIEEFTLRKDSSGLNSFLEDLSLPEGKKDIIKELPFMFGEKAVIKRAWKMTDNERAINALETMERVISYIKSYKLEKYITIDLGEIRGLNYYTGTIFECFIPHVGYEIFGGGRYNNLIGMFGENCAGAGFAVNLDILSKYVDFPDFRNDDFLVFNKTDNKKLEVEIIMLLRKKGLKAESDFMDYDYSDALKYAEEQGIKHVVYMQNNEGKTRFGGAEAEEKYYILLKNIYNNSEKRFRTMADFKKYLEL